The following coding sequences are from one Oncorhynchus clarkii lewisi isolate Uvic-CL-2024 chromosome 20, UVic_Ocla_1.0, whole genome shotgun sequence window:
- the LOC139377231 gene encoding F-box only protein 36b yields MSTLLGKSLFEVSGQGPAPNKDFFQFSVTKTEVIWRWWKISLRSDGRNTKPGELRESHNDYLDDSLLQSQVSVVFGPRILQYSQALCQGHYDYLERLPDPLLLHILTHLELEDVARLGHTSHRFRKLCRSEEFWEQAVRSHCGAVSAEVEALALELGWKSVFFTSKLQLQKQISRRRKRSQKLLCTDLERYDVDTMVERSEEPESRAADIEPGSESDPGPEQLCTDMQRCGVIAGQGRGVAQGDWSSDSGSSLK; encoded by the exons ATGTCGACTTTGCTGGGGAAAAGTTTATTTGAAGTCAGTGGTCAAGGTCCTGCACCCAATAAAGACTTCTTCCAATTTTCTGTTACCAAGACTGAG GTTATTTGGAGATGGTGGAAGATTTCTTTGAGAAGTGATGGTAGGAACACAAAGCCAGGAGAACTGAGGGAGTCTCACAATGACTACTTGGATGACAGCCTGCTTCAGA GTCAGGTGAGTGTGGTGTTTGGTCCACGGATCCTTCAGTACAGCCAGGCACTATGTCAGGGCCACTATGACTACCTGGAGCGTCTGCCCGACCCCCTGCTTCTCCACATCCTGACCCATCTGGAACTGGAGGACGTGGCACGGCTTGGACACACCTCACACAGGTTCAGGAAG cTGTGTCGTTCGGAGGAGTTCTGGGAACAAGCGGTGCGCAGTCACTGCGGCGCCGTGTCGGCCGAGGTGGAGGCCCTGGCCCTGGAGCTGGGCTGGAAGAGCGTCTTCTTCACCAGCAAGCTGCAGCTGCAGAAACAGATCAGtcgcaggaggaagaggagccaGAAGCTACTCTGTACAGACCTGGAGCGCTATGATGTAGACACAATGGTGGAGCGCAGTGAGGAGCCAGAGAGCCGCGCTGCAGATATAGAGCCAGGTTCTGAGTCGGACCCTGGGCCGGAGCAGCTCTGTACAGACATGCAGCGCTGTGGGGTGATTGCGGGTCAGGGTCGTGGTGTGGCACAGGGGGACTGGAGCTCTGATTCAGGGAGCTCACTGAAATGA
- the LOC139377232 gene encoding mitochondrial fission factor homolog B-like isoform X3, with protein MSVATFPSSSSEEAEINRIHYELEYTEGISQRMRIPDTLKVAPENQHGLLSQPLAPHMMHVPERIVIAGDDGDSRYSRPRDLDLIQSIPPVDLLDMKAPPRVLTLNEHSLDSLETDQAPTPQAHANQGVHSRLLRERTVSDTTSIRQSGPANRTHVRAGHLTLDMDMTPDDSGLVDASSLRRQIVKLNRRLQLLEEENKERSKREVILYSATVAFWLINTWIWFRR; from the exons ATGAGTGTGGCaaccttcccctcttcctcttcggAAGAGGCAGAGATAAATCGGATCCACTATGAGCTGGAGTACACCGAGGGTATCAGCCAGCGCATGCGCATCCCCGACACACTCAAAGTGGCCCCCGAAAACCAACATGGGCTGCTGTCTCAGCCCCTGGCCCCCCACATGATGCATGTACCAGAGAGGATCGTGATAGCAG GGGACGATGGGGACTCCCGTTACTCCCGGCCCAGAGACCTAGATCTGATCCAGTCCATTCCTCCTGTGGATTTACTGGACATGAAGGCGCCGCCACGTGTCCTCACCCTCAACGAACATTCCCTGGACTCCCTGGAGACGGACCAGGCTCCCACACCACAGGCCCACGCCAACCAGGGG GTCCACTCTCGGTTGCTGAGGGAGCGCACAGTGAGCGATACCACCAGCATTCGCCAGAGCGGCCCGGCCAACAGAACCCACGTAAG GGCTGGTCACTTGACCCTCGACATGGACATGACCCCTGACGATTCAGGCTTAGTGGACGCCTCGTCACTACGGCGACAG ATTGTGAAGCTGAACCGACGTCTCCAGCTACTGGAGGAGGAGAACAAGGAGCGCTCCAAGCGAGAGGTGATTCTCTACTCCGCCACCGTGGCGTTCTGGCTCATCAATACCTGGATCTGGTTCCGCCGTTAG
- the LOC139376711 gene encoding LOW QUALITY PROTEIN: probable flap endonuclease 1 homolog (The sequence of the model RefSeq protein was modified relative to this genomic sequence to represent the inferred CDS: inserted 4 bases in 2 codons; substituted 2 bases at 2 genomic stop codons): MFPSSRPSHVTGMFFCTLTILGHDIKPVFVFDGKPPEEKRVLEKSAKAAGXSSSSRSGVVCPQIRELLELMGVSIIQVSVPILYVASPLVKRGTVDVVASEDMDTXPFGGNVLIRQLILXVNSEVIEYSLSKLLDILKITHEEFVDLCILLGCDYCDKIAGLGPKRALTLIQQRRTIENVVLNINRKNHPVSLFWQYQDTTLTEPPDXWIEPDEEALVQILCHDKHVKEYRIRGRMAKFRERRGKATRQQDGADNPARRNYYAEKPAGQQAFITWS; encoded by the exons ATGTTCCCATCTTCTCGCCCTAGTCACGTGACAGGCATGTTCTTTTGCACGCTAACCATCTTGGGGCATGACATCAAGCCAGTGTTTGTGTTCGATGGGAAGCCTCCAGAGGAGAAAAGGGTT CTGGAGAAGAGTGCAAAGGCTGCAGGCTAGAGCTCCTCCAGTCGTTCAGG tgtagTGTGTCCTCAGATACGTGAGCTCCTGGAGCTTATGGGTGTGTCCATCATCCAGGTCAGTGTGCCAATCCTCTATGTAGCAT CCCCCCTGGTGAAACGGGGAACAGTAGACGTGGTGGCATCAGAAGACATGGACAC GCCTTTTGGTGGCAACGTCCTAATCCGCCAGCTCATCCTTTGAGTCA ACAGTGAAGTAATTGAATACTCTCTATCCAAGCTGCTCGACATTCTGAAGATTACACATGAAGAG TTTGTGGACTTGTGTATCTTGTTAGGCTGTGACTACTGCGATAAGATTGCAGGCCTTGGCCCCAAGAGAGCGCTGACTCTGATCCAGCAGCGCCGGACTATAGAGAACGTAGTACTGAACATCAACAGGAAG AACCATCCTGTCTCACTGTTCTGGCAGTACCAGGACACCACCCTGACCGAGCCCCCTGA CTGGATTGAGCCGGATGAGGAGGCCCTGGTCCAGATTCTGTGCCATGATAAACACGTCAA GGAGTACAGGATACGCGGTCGAATGGCGAAATTCCGTGAGCGGAGAGGGAAGGCGACAAGGCAGCAGGACGGAGCAGACAACCCCGCACGGAGGAATTATTACGCGGAAAAGCCAGCAGGCCAGCAGGCCTTCATCACATGGTCATAG
- the LOC139375839 gene encoding arf-GAP domain and FG repeat-containing protein 1b isoform X1 → MATSAKRKQEETHLKMLREMTSQPPNRKCFDCDQRGPTYANMTVGSFVCTTCSGILRGLNPPHRVKSISMTTFTLQEIEFLQKHTNEVCKYIWLGLYDDKTLVVPDFREPQKVKEFLQEKYEKKRWYVPPDQARTVAMAQASKSGSSASSTASTPEVQPLKTLQLNKTPLTRQSPMVVRSLAHPIVQEKKFDLLTDLGGDIFAALPSQAASNANFANFANFPSQSVTKVNSKADFANFEMFGNSGVPPHFRTSPPSQSFASGRGVPVPSAAGAVPAQSQLGTSAEDRYAALAELDNELSSSAPTGSSVQGESRNLFGAVLGTSPAQTQPVLPNMQQGFGAVSSNNPFVAAAAPDMATNPFQTNGIAPAAASFGTGSMSMPAGFGNASSYCLPTSFSGTFQQPFPGQAPCPYPQPGAYQPQQPNGPGGYTVYGQTKPSMTPFGQLMAGPGMTNNPFMAGAPAGSYPSGSSNTNPFL, encoded by the exons ATGGCGACGAGTGCGAAGCGAAAACAAGAAGAGACGCATCTTAAGATGCTCCGGGAAATGACTAGCCAGCCCCCGAATAGGAAGTGCTTTGATTGCGACCAGCGCGGCCCGACTTATGCCAACATGACAGTGGGTTCCTTCGTCTGTACCACCTGTTCTGGCATCCT acgAGGCCTGAATCCCCCCCACAGAGTGAAGTCCATCTCTATGACCACCTTCACACTACAGGAAATTGAATTCTTACAGAAACACACCAATGAG GTTTGTAAATACATCTGGTTGGGGCTGTACGATGACAAGACATTGGTTGTTCCAGACTTCCGTGAACCACAGAAAGTAAAAGAATTCCTCCAGGAAAAATATGAGAAGAAAAGATG GTACGTCCCTCCAGACCAGGCGAGGACGGTAGCCATGGCCCAGGCCTCCAAGTCGGGCTCCTCAGCCAGCAGCACAGCCAGCACCCCGGAGGTCCAGCCCCTGAAAACCCTGCAGCTCAACAAGACCCCCCTAACACGTCAG TCCCCGATGGTGGTTCGTTCCCTGGCCCATCCCATAGTTCAGGAGAAGAAGTTTGACCTCCTTACAGACCTGGGCGGAGACATCTTTGCCGCTCTGCCCTCTCAGGCTGCCAGCAACGCCAATTTTGCCAACTTTGCGAATTTCCCCAGCCAATCAG TGACTAAGGTTAACTCAAAAGCTGACTTTGCCAACTTTGAGATGTTTGGCAACTCTGGAGTACCTCCGCATTTCAGGACCTCACCACCCTCTCAGTCGTTTGCGTCAG gGCGAGGTGTCCCAGTGCCATCAGCAGCTGGTGCTGTACCAGCCCAGTCCCAGCTGGGCACCTCAGCAGAGGACCGCTATGCTGCCCTGGCTGAGCTGGACAACGAGCTGAGCTCCTCTGCCCCCACAGGGAGTAGTGTCCaggg TGAATCTAGGAATTTGTTTGGAGCTGTGTTGGGAACCTCGCCTGCCCAGACTCAGCCAGTCTTACCCAACATGCAGCAAGGCTTTGGAG CCGTCTCATCCAATAACCCatttgttgctgctgctgccccAGATATGGCTACCAACCCCTTCCAGACCAATGGTATAGCACCGGCcgcag cCTCGTTTGGCACAGGCTCTATGAGTATGCCTGCTGGCTTTGGGAATGCCTCCTCTTACTGCCTCCCGACCAGTTTTAGTGGGACCTTCCAGCAGCCCTTCCCTGGCCAGGCCCCCTGCCCTTACCCCCAGCCAGGGGCCTACCAACCCCAACAACCTAATG GCCCTGGTGGATATACAGTCTATGGACAGACCAAGCCCTCCATGACCCCCTTTGGGCAGCTCATGGCTGGTCCTGGGATGACCAATAACCCATTCATGG CGGGAGCCCCGGCCGGATCCTACCCCTCTGGAAGCTCCAACACCAACCCCTTCCTGTAG
- the LOC139377232 gene encoding mitochondrial fission factor homolog A-like isoform X2 has translation MSVATFPSSSSEEAEINRIHYELEYTEGISQRMRIPDTLKVAPENQHGLLSQPLAPHMMHVPERIVIAGDDGDSRYSRPRDLDLIQSIPPVDLLDMKAPPRVLTLNEHSLDSLETDQAPTPQAHANQGVHSRLLRERTVSDTTSIRQSGPANRTHVSVTLSPVAPPLRACPPLCTPEDVVNLQYSAGGLLSYIQCTTRRAYQQVLEVLEVDIHRRAGHLTLDMDMTPDDSGLVDASSLRRQIVKLNRRLQLLEEENKERSKREVILYSATVAFWLINTWIWFRR, from the exons ATGAGTGTGGCaaccttcccctcttcctcttcggAAGAGGCAGAGATAAATCGGATCCACTATGAGCTGGAGTACACCGAGGGTATCAGCCAGCGCATGCGCATCCCCGACACACTCAAAGTGGCCCCCGAAAACCAACATGGGCTGCTGTCTCAGCCCCTGGCCCCCCACATGATGCATGTACCAGAGAGGATCGTGATAGCAG GGGACGATGGGGACTCCCGTTACTCCCGGCCCAGAGACCTAGATCTGATCCAGTCCATTCCTCCTGTGGATTTACTGGACATGAAGGCGCCGCCACGTGTCCTCACCCTCAACGAACATTCCCTGGACTCCCTGGAGACGGACCAGGCTCCCACACCACAGGCCCACGCCAACCAGGGG GTCCACTCTCGGTTGCTGAGGGAGCGCACAGTGAGCGATACCACCAGCATTCGCCAGAGCGGCCCGGCCAACAGAACCCACGTAAG tgtaACCCTGTCCCCCGTCGCCCCCCCTCTCCGTGCCTGTCCCCCACTGTGTACCCCTGAGGACGTggtgaacctacagtacagtgcTGGAGGGTTGTTGTCCTATATCCAATGCACCACGCGCCGGGCCTACCAGCAGGTCCTCGAGGTCCTGGAGGTCGACATCCACCGCAG GGCTGGTCACTTGACCCTCGACATGGACATGACCCCTGACGATTCAGGCTTAGTGGACGCCTCGTCACTACGGCGACAG ATTGTGAAGCTGAACCGACGTCTCCAGCTACTGGAGGAGGAGAACAAGGAGCGCTCCAAGCGAGAGGTGATTCTCTACTCCGCCACCGTGGCGTTCTGGCTCATCAATACCTGGATCTGGTTCCGCCGTTAG
- the LOC139375839 gene encoding arf-GAP domain and FG repeat-containing protein 1b isoform X2, with amino-acid sequence MATSAKRKQEETHLKMLREMTSQPPNRKCFDCDQRGPTYANMTVGSFVCTTCSGILRGLNPPHRVKSISMTTFTLQEIEFLQKHTNEVCKYIWLGLYDDKTLVVPDFREPQKVKEFLQEKYEKKRWYVPPDQARTVAMAQASKSGSSASSTASTPEVQPLKTLQLNKTPLTRQSPMVVRSLAHPIVQEKKFDLLTDLGGDIFAALPSQAASNANFANFANFPSQSVTKVNSKADFANFEMFGNSGVPPHFRTSPPSQSFASGRGVPVPSAAGAVPAQSQLGTSAEDRYAALAELDNELSSSAPTGSSVQGESRNLFGAVLGTSPAQTQPVLPNMQQGFGAVSSNNPFVAAAAPDMATNPFQTNGIAPAAASFGTGSMSMPAGFGNASSYCLPTSFSGTFQQPFPGQAPCPYPQPGAYQPQQPNGPGGYTVYGQTKPSMTPFGQLMAGPGMTNNPFMGSI; translated from the exons ATGGCGACGAGTGCGAAGCGAAAACAAGAAGAGACGCATCTTAAGATGCTCCGGGAAATGACTAGCCAGCCCCCGAATAGGAAGTGCTTTGATTGCGACCAGCGCGGCCCGACTTATGCCAACATGACAGTGGGTTCCTTCGTCTGTACCACCTGTTCTGGCATCCT acgAGGCCTGAATCCCCCCCACAGAGTGAAGTCCATCTCTATGACCACCTTCACACTACAGGAAATTGAATTCTTACAGAAACACACCAATGAG GTTTGTAAATACATCTGGTTGGGGCTGTACGATGACAAGACATTGGTTGTTCCAGACTTCCGTGAACCACAGAAAGTAAAAGAATTCCTCCAGGAAAAATATGAGAAGAAAAGATG GTACGTCCCTCCAGACCAGGCGAGGACGGTAGCCATGGCCCAGGCCTCCAAGTCGGGCTCCTCAGCCAGCAGCACAGCCAGCACCCCGGAGGTCCAGCCCCTGAAAACCCTGCAGCTCAACAAGACCCCCCTAACACGTCAG TCCCCGATGGTGGTTCGTTCCCTGGCCCATCCCATAGTTCAGGAGAAGAAGTTTGACCTCCTTACAGACCTGGGCGGAGACATCTTTGCCGCTCTGCCCTCTCAGGCTGCCAGCAACGCCAATTTTGCCAACTTTGCGAATTTCCCCAGCCAATCAG TGACTAAGGTTAACTCAAAAGCTGACTTTGCCAACTTTGAGATGTTTGGCAACTCTGGAGTACCTCCGCATTTCAGGACCTCACCACCCTCTCAGTCGTTTGCGTCAG gGCGAGGTGTCCCAGTGCCATCAGCAGCTGGTGCTGTACCAGCCCAGTCCCAGCTGGGCACCTCAGCAGAGGACCGCTATGCTGCCCTGGCTGAGCTGGACAACGAGCTGAGCTCCTCTGCCCCCACAGGGAGTAGTGTCCaggg TGAATCTAGGAATTTGTTTGGAGCTGTGTTGGGAACCTCGCCTGCCCAGACTCAGCCAGTCTTACCCAACATGCAGCAAGGCTTTGGAG CCGTCTCATCCAATAACCCatttgttgctgctgctgccccAGATATGGCTACCAACCCCTTCCAGACCAATGGTATAGCACCGGCcgcag cCTCGTTTGGCACAGGCTCTATGAGTATGCCTGCTGGCTTTGGGAATGCCTCCTCTTACTGCCTCCCGACCAGTTTTAGTGGGACCTTCCAGCAGCCCTTCCCTGGCCAGGCCCCCTGCCCTTACCCCCAGCCAGGGGCCTACCAACCCCAACAACCTAATG GCCCTGGTGGATATACAGTCTATGGACAGACCAAGCCCTCCATGACCCCCTTTGGGCAGCTCATGGCTGGTCCTGGGATGACCAATAACCCATTCATGGGGAGTATTTAA
- the LOC139377232 gene encoding mitochondrial fission factor homolog A-like isoform X1, with translation MKSAVSTKKNTTGWMSVATFPSSSSEEAEINRIHYELEYTEGISQRMRIPDTLKVAPENQHGLLSQPLAPHMMHVPERIVIAGDDGDSRYSRPRDLDLIQSIPPVDLLDMKAPPRVLTLNEHSLDSLETDQAPTPQAHANQGVHSRLLRERTVSDTTSIRQSGPANRTHVSVTLSPVAPPLRACPPLCTPEDVVNLQYSAGGLLSYIQCTTRRAYQQVLEVLEVDIHRRAGHLTLDMDMTPDDSGLVDASSLRRQIVKLNRRLQLLEEENKERSKREVILYSATVAFWLINTWIWFRR, from the exons ATGAAATCTGCAGTTTCGACGAAGAAAAATACAACGG GCTGGATGAGTGTGGCaaccttcccctcttcctcttcggAAGAGGCAGAGATAAATCGGATCCACTATGAGCTGGAGTACACCGAGGGTATCAGCCAGCGCATGCGCATCCCCGACACACTCAAAGTGGCCCCCGAAAACCAACATGGGCTGCTGTCTCAGCCCCTGGCCCCCCACATGATGCATGTACCAGAGAGGATCGTGATAGCAG GGGACGATGGGGACTCCCGTTACTCCCGGCCCAGAGACCTAGATCTGATCCAGTCCATTCCTCCTGTGGATTTACTGGACATGAAGGCGCCGCCACGTGTCCTCACCCTCAACGAACATTCCCTGGACTCCCTGGAGACGGACCAGGCTCCCACACCACAGGCCCACGCCAACCAGGGG GTCCACTCTCGGTTGCTGAGGGAGCGCACAGTGAGCGATACCACCAGCATTCGCCAGAGCGGCCCGGCCAACAGAACCCACGTAAG tgtaACCCTGTCCCCCGTCGCCCCCCCTCTCCGTGCCTGTCCCCCACTGTGTACCCCTGAGGACGTggtgaacctacagtacagtgcTGGAGGGTTGTTGTCCTATATCCAATGCACCACGCGCCGGGCCTACCAGCAGGTCCTCGAGGTCCTGGAGGTCGACATCCACCGCAG GGCTGGTCACTTGACCCTCGACATGGACATGACCCCTGACGATTCAGGCTTAGTGGACGCCTCGTCACTACGGCGACAG ATTGTGAAGCTGAACCGACGTCTCCAGCTACTGGAGGAGGAGAACAAGGAGCGCTCCAAGCGAGAGGTGATTCTCTACTCCGCCACCGTGGCGTTCTGGCTCATCAATACCTGGATCTGGTTCCGCCGTTAG
- the LOC139376707 gene encoding probable G-protein coupled receptor 148 has product MSNDSNYDVAVEQNTGLLNATISGDDIGLLDTVKVCVHGGIFLITFFLTYLIVVTVFHKAELRRNVRFVLLCQHCACVTSFNAVGTILHGLRALHVPINRLTCWVLFDFQVALGRGMGITLTLMALNTCLSILRPLHYPALVRRIRSSVMALAWFVALLNPVLFTVLACAQSSWAYVVELDPVCSTTLESPASRFSSLALVVFLVLLIMTSYVLIYMEGCRAGHFSRSNSSGRRTILIHMLQMILYLLPLVPIITRWKHNMAATVTNFVVFLVGQALSPVVYGLRCRELREQLPHFLPRWTKVFQTCSGTTDCSSTETPTQHWNCNNLQNRD; this is encoded by the exons ATGTCCAATGACTCCAACTATGATGTGGCAGTGGAACAGAATACAG GCCTTTTAAATGCTACTATATCTGGGGATGACATAGGGCTGCTGGACACAGTAAAAGTGTGTGTCCACGGGGGCATCTTCCTGATCACCTTTTTCTTGACCTACCTCATTGTGGTGACAGTGTTCCACAAAGCCGAGCTGCGCCGCAACGTCCGCTTCGTTCTGCTGTGCCAGCACTGTGCCTGTGTGACCAGCTTCAACGCGGTGGGCACCATCCTGCACGGCCTCCGCGCCCTCCACGTGCCCATTAACCGCCTGACCTGCTGGGTCCTTTTTGACTTCCAGGTGGCTCTAGGCCGTGGCATGGGCATCACCCTCACACTCATGGCCCTCAACACCTGCCTGTCCATCCTGCGGCCGCTCCACTACCCAGCGCTGGTGCGTCGCATTCGGTCTTCCGTCATGGCGCTGGCTTGGTTCGTGGCCCTGCTCAACCCGGTTCTGTTCACTGTCCTGGCCTGCGCTCAGTCCTCTTGGGCCTATGTGGTGGAGCTGGACCCCGTGTGCTCCACCACGCTGGAGAGTCCCGCATCTCGGTTCAGCAGCCTGGCGCTGGTGGTGTTCTTGGTACTGCTCATCATGACCAGCTATGTGCTCATCTACATGGAGGGCTGCCGGGCGGGGCATTTCTCACGCTCCAACAGCAGCGGGCGCCGCACCATCCTGATCCACATGCTACAGATGATCCTGTACCTGCTCCCTCTGGTGCCCATCATCACCAGGTGGAAGCACAATATGGCCGCCACAGTGACCAACTTCGTGGTGTTCCTAGTGGGGCAGGCACTCAGCCCCGTGGTGTACGGCCTGCGTTGCCGGGAACTCCGAGAGCAGCTTCCCCACTTCCTCCCCCGCTGGACAAAAGTTTTCCAGACCTGCAGTGGAACCACAGACTGCTCTAGTACAGAGACCCCCACTCAGCACTGGAACTGCAATAATCTCCAGAACCGCGACTAG